The Terriglobales bacterium nucleotide sequence ATTGCCGCCCGACACCTACTTCGGCAACATCCGCGACCTCTTCCAGAAGCTGGAAGGCGTCGATGAGGTCATGGAGGATCCTCAAGTCACCAGCGTTCGCCTGGTGACCAATCCCGAGAAGATGGTGTTGCGGGAGACGCAACGCGCTTTCGTCTACTTCTCTCTCCATGGCCTCACCGTGGACACCGTAATCGTGAACCGGGTGCTTCCTGCCGAAATCATGGACACGTGGTTCAATGAGTGGCACAGTTCTCAAGCCACGATCATGCACGAGATCGAAGATTACTTCGCCCCAGTTCCGGTAAAGAAAGTGCCGCTATTCGCTCACGAAGTCCTGGGCAAGCAGCGGCTAGAGGATCTGGCGCAAGTGCTGTATGCTGAGAACGAAGATCCGGCGGCCGTAACCCGAACGGAGAGGACTTACACTTTCGGCAAACGCGACGGTATCTACGAGATTCGAGTTCTGCTACCATTCGCCACCAAGGGCGAGATCGAACTATTCAAGAAAGGTGACGAATTGGTAGTGCAGGTCGGCACTTTTCGCCGTCACATCGGCCTGCCGCGATCAATGGCAGCCCTGTCGCCCTCCCGCGCCAGGCTGCAGAGCAAAACCCTCACGGTCGAAATGAAGGAGACACCATGAACGACACCAACAAAACTGAATCAACGACAAGCGAGAGAGCAGTCTATGAACCGTGCCCCTGCCGCGAAGTCGTCAACACCGTGAAGGAAATTTTCGGGATTTCTCCCGAGGTGCGGCAGCACCTGATTAATTCGCGGGTGGAATTCCTCAAGGCTATCCGCGAGGCTCTCACCCAGCGCATCGATCGGCTATCGAGCCAGGCGCAGCCGGGAACCAAAGTCGCAGTCGAGTAGCGAATCTACTGCCGCGACTTTTCCTTGAGAAACGTTCCCTCCTGGAGCTCGGTGAACGCCTCCCGCAGCTCCTCCTGCGTGTTCATCACGATGGGTCCGTACCACGCCACCGGCTCTGCAATGGGTTTCCCCGAAATCAGCAGGAATCGGATTCCATCCTCTCCCGCCTGCACCGAGACCTCGTCGCCGCGATCAAACAGTATGAGCGAGCGGTTGTCTGCTTCCGTAGGAGGTCTCGTGTCCAACCACTTGACCGGCTCAGTCGGCACGGCCAGAGGCTCGGATGCATTGCAGAACTTTCCGCTTCCCCCAAAAACGTAAGCAAACGCGTGCCGGGTCGTCTCCACCGGAAGAGTTTTCCTCTTGAGTGGAGAAACCGACACATCAAGATAGATTGGATCGGCGGCTACGCCATCCACCGGCCCTTTCTTTCCCCAAAAACTTCCGCACACGATTCGCACGTGGGTGCCGTCGTCATCCGTGACCTCGGGGATGTCCTGAGTCTTCACCTCCTGGTAACGCGGCGCAGTCATCTTCAGCGACGAAGGAAGGTTCCCCCACAGCTGAAAGCCGTGCATCCTGCCGGTGCGATCGCCTTTAGGCATCTCCTGATGAATGATGCCGCTGCCCGCTGTCATCCATTGCACATCTCCCGCCGCAATGGCGCCGCTGTTTCCTAAGCTGTCGCCGTGTTCGACGGTCCCCGCCAGCACATAGGTGATGGTTTCGATCCCGCGATGAGGATGCCAGGGAAAGCCGGCAAGGTAGTCTTCAGGAACATCGTTGCGGAAATCGTCAAGCAGGAGGAAGGGGTCAAAGTCTTTGCTGTTTCCAAAACCGAAAGCGCGCCGCAGGTGCACTCCCGCGCCTTCCAGAGTCGGCTTGGATTTAATCAACCGCTTGATAGGTCGAATTGACATGGCAGCTCCCTGTTACAGAAGCTTTGATGTCACGCCAACCATGAACGACTCTCTGCCATCCCGATACGGTGGGTGATCCATCATGAGCGCAGCGCAGGGTGGCTAGAATCATCGCTCCATACACAAGATTAAAGTGGTGGTCCACCTTTGCCGCAACAAGTTTGGGCCACCCCGGGAGAGTGGCCTGCTCGAGCTTGCTTTGGCTTGAGAACGGAAATACGTGGGAACGGACGTCCCGTCCATTCAGGGCGAGCCAGCCTCGACTCACTCTTACTTCACCCGATCCAACTTCACACTTGGGGCACTCAGGCGGACATTGGTTCACTTACGCCGTTTCGGAACTTTCAGTCCGAGCGCCTTGATGACTTTCTTTGGGTCATCGTTAGGACCCACCGCACCGTACCTCGCCCAGACAAGCAAGTGACGATTCTGAAACTGAACAAACGAGAGTTTTCGGTTCCGATCCTTATTGCCCTTGTCCAGCCTGCTGATAATCGCGTTAATTCGCTTGGTCGCCTCCGCCAGTTGGGCATCATGGGCGGCGGATAGCTGATTCACCTCCCAGAGACTGCACACGCTCTGCGAATTCCACTTGCTGATGAAACACTCCAACACCTTACACTGCTGGTCGGCGCACAGCCACTGGTATGTTTCAGTTGGTTTTGAGCCACCTGTATCAATCATTTTCAACTCTCCTCGCTCTGGAACGTATTCTTCCTTAGCGTGACCGTTGAGGATTGCTGCGGGCCCGTCGAGCGGTTCTGCTAGGGAGCGGAGTCTGGTTCCGGCTGGTTGCGAACTATCTCCCCCAGGGCTTACCTCACCTTCAATCTGAGCGCCTTGATGATGTTTTCGTCATCATCGTGGGGTCCGACCGCGTAACTTGCCCACACGAGTAGCTGACGGTTCTGGAATCGAATGAACGAGAGCTTCCGCTTCGAGTCTTTGTTGCTCTCCTCGACTTCGCTCAAGATGGCGTTGATTTCTTTGGTGGCTTGGGCCAATTCGGCATCATGAAAAGCCGTCAGTTCCACTGTTTCCCACAGCTTGGTCAATGTCTGGTCGGCGGCAGGATCCTTAAAGCAGCAGACTTTGCCGTCCTTAGAGGTAAAGGAATAGGTATCTTTTTGTTCTTCTTGCATCTTTAACCCACCTTTCAGACTTGAGTTTCAGAGTGCTAGGGACGCTGAAGGACTTACTGAGGACGACATCATAACTCAGCCAACAAAAAGCAATAAGACGCGGCTCGGCTGGACTGGCCCACCTCTCCCGCAACCACAATACTGAGGGTGCCCCATTCCTGAGCGCAGCGAAGGGTGGGGCAAGAATTGCGATCCGTCGTCAACAGGATCTCCCAGAAATCAGGGCGCAGGACCCGCAATGCTCCCTCGGATTCTCACCTATCCCCCCGCGATCGCCCCAATGATCAGCAACGGCTCCTTGCCCGACGCAACCTCATCCGGCAACGGTGTATCGGGTGGCTCGTGGGAGAGATCCTGCTCGCAGGCGAAAAAGCGCAGAAAGGGCCGCCGCTGCTGGGTCACGTGATCGCGGATCGCGCCCTTCAGCATGGGATACTGAGCCTCCAGGGCGTTGAGGACCGAGCGCTGCGTTGCCCGGCCCTCGATCTCCAGCTTCACCTCGCCGCCGACCTTCGCCAACGTCCGCAGATGTGTCGGAAGCACCACCCGGATCATGACAGCGTCTGGACCTCAACCGAGAGCACTGCGGGAAGATCGCGAACGATCGGCGCCCAGGTGTCTCCGGCGTCAGCCGAAGCGTACACCTGCCCACCGGTTGTGCCGAAGTACACACCGCATTTATCGAGCGAGTCCACGGCCATGGCATCGCGCAGCACATTGACGTAGCAGGCACTCTGCGGCAGGCCCTTGGTGAGTGCCTCCCATTCATTCCCGCCGGTGCGGCTGCGATAGACGCGCAGCTTTCCCTCCGGCGGGAAATGTTCGCTATCGCTCTTAATAGGGACAACATAGATGGTTTCCGGCTGGTGCGCGTGCACATCAATCACGAAGCCGAAACCGCGC carries:
- a CDS encoding pirin family protein, which codes for MSIRPIKRLIKSKPTLEGAGVHLRRAFGFGNSKDFDPFLLLDDFRNDVPEDYLAGFPWHPHRGIETITYVLAGTVEHGDSLGNSGAIAAGDVQWMTAGSGIIHQEMPKGDRTGRMHGFQLWGNLPSSLKMTAPRYQEVKTQDIPEVTDDDGTHVRIVCGSFWGKKGPVDGVAADPIYLDVSVSPLKRKTLPVETTRHAFAYVFGGSGKFCNASEPLAVPTEPVKWLDTRPPTEADNRSLILFDRGDEVSVQAGEDGIRFLLISGKPIAEPVAWYGPIVMNTQEELREAFTELQEGTFLKEKSRQ
- a CDS encoding MoaD/ThiS family protein, which codes for MIRVVLPTHLRTLAKVGGEVKLEIEGRATQRSVLNALEAQYPMLKGAIRDHVTQQRRPFLRFFACEQDLSHEPPDTPLPDEVASGKEPLLIIGAIAGG
- a CDS encoding ArsA family ATPase; the protein is MRILLFSGKGGVGKTSLAAATGVKLAQLKYRTLVMSIDPAHSLGDAFDLETDLFHVQTSDPLPINDQLSIQELNIQKEIKRHWQEISSYVSSVLRTTGISGVEAEELAILPGMEELSAMMYINQYRREHRYDVIVLDAAPTAESMRFISMPTTLDWYMKHIFPFQRSLLKAVRPIANRVGPIELPPDTYFGNIRDLFQKLEGVDEVMEDPQVTSVRLVTNPEKMVLRETQRAFVYFSLHGLTVDTVIVNRVLPAEIMDTWFNEWHSSQATIMHEIEDYFAPVPVKKVPLFAHEVLGKQRLEDLAQVLYAENEDPAAVTRTERTYTFGKRDGIYEIRVLLPFATKGEIELFKKGDELVVQVGTFRRHIGLPRSMAALSPSRARLQSKTLTVEMKETP